In Camelus dromedarius isolate mCamDro1 chromosome 24, mCamDro1.pat, whole genome shotgun sequence, one genomic interval encodes:
- the RAB26 gene encoding ras-related protein Rab-26 isoform X2 — protein MSRKKTPKSKGGSAPATSALPAANGPRLVRPGTACPGSKTSPNGLLQQGRSPLGSGGDFYDVAFKNKVLNVDGTKVKLQIWDTAGQERFRSVTHAYYRDAHALLLLYDVTNKASFDSIQAWLAEIQEYAQHDVVLMLLGNKVDSAQERVVKREDGEKLAKEYGLPFMETSAKTGLNVDLAFTAIAKELKQRSTKAPSEHRFRLHDYVRREGRGAFCCRP, from the exons ATGTCCAGGAAAAAGACCCCCAAGAGCAAAGGAGGCAGCGCGCCGGCTACCTCCGCACTGCCCGCCGCCAACGGGCCCCGGCTGGTGCGCCCCGGGACTGCGTGCCCCGGCTCCAAGACGTCGCCCAACGGGCTCCTGCAGCAGGGCCGGTCTCCGCTTGGCAGCGGCGGCGACTTCTACGACGTCGCCTTCAAG AACAAAGTGCTGAATGTGGATGGCACGAAGGTGAAGCTGCAG ATCTGGGACACAGCCGGCCAGGAACGGTTCCGCAGTGTCACGCATGCCTACTACCGTGACGCTCATG cactgCTGTTGCTCTATGATGTCACCAACAAGGCCTCCTTTGACAGCATCCAG GCCTGGCTGGCAGAGATCCAAGAGTACGCCCAGCACGACGTGGTGCTCATGCTGCTGGGGAACAAG GTGGACTCTGCTCAGGAGCGTGTGGTGAagagggaggatggggagaaacTGGCTAAG GAGTACGGGCTACCATTCATGGAGACCAGCGCCAAGACGGGCCTTAACGTGGACTTGGCCTTCACGGCCATAGCAAA GGAGCTGAAGCAGCGCTCCACGAAGGCCCCCAGCGAGCATCGCTTTCGGCTGCACGACTATGTCAGGAGGGAGGGCCGGGGGGCCTTCTGCTGCAGACCCTGA
- the RAB26 gene encoding ras-related protein Rab-26 isoform X1 codes for MSRKKTPKSKGGSAPATSALPAANGPRLVRPGTACPGSKTSPNGLLQQGRSPLGSGGDFYDVAFKVMLVGDSGVGKTCLLVRFKDGAFLAGNFISTVGIDFRNKVLNVDGTKVKLQIWDTAGQERFRSVTHAYYRDAHALLLLYDVTNKASFDSIQAWLAEIQEYAQHDVVLMLLGNKVDSAQERVVKREDGEKLAKEYGLPFMETSAKTGLNVDLAFTAIAKELKQRSTKAPSEHRFRLHDYVRREGRGAFCCRP; via the exons ATGTCCAGGAAAAAGACCCCCAAGAGCAAAGGAGGCAGCGCGCCGGCTACCTCCGCACTGCCCGCCGCCAACGGGCCCCGGCTGGTGCGCCCCGGGACTGCGTGCCCCGGCTCCAAGACGTCGCCCAACGGGCTCCTGCAGCAGGGCCGGTCTCCGCTTGGCAGCGGCGGCGACTTCTACGACGTCGCCTTCAAG GTCATGCTGGTTGGGGACTCGGGCGTGGGGAAGACCTGCCTACTGGTGCGCTTCAAGGATGGGGCTTTCCTGGCAGGAAACTTCATCTCCACCGTGGGCATCGACTTCCGG AACAAAGTGCTGAATGTGGATGGCACGAAGGTGAAGCTGCAG ATCTGGGACACAGCCGGCCAGGAACGGTTCCGCAGTGTCACGCATGCCTACTACCGTGACGCTCATG cactgCTGTTGCTCTATGATGTCACCAACAAGGCCTCCTTTGACAGCATCCAG GCCTGGCTGGCAGAGATCCAAGAGTACGCCCAGCACGACGTGGTGCTCATGCTGCTGGGGAACAAG GTGGACTCTGCTCAGGAGCGTGTGGTGAagagggaggatggggagaaacTGGCTAAG GAGTACGGGCTACCATTCATGGAGACCAGCGCCAAGACGGGCCTTAACGTGGACTTGGCCTTCACGGCCATAGCAAA GGAGCTGAAGCAGCGCTCCACGAAGGCCCCCAGCGAGCATCGCTTTCGGCTGCACGACTATGTCAGGAGGGAGGGCCGGGGGGCCTTCTGCTGCAGACCCTGA